The following are from one region of the Bacillus methanolicus MGA3 genome:
- a CDS encoding transglycosylase domain-containing protein codes for MAEKYQTREERRKQLAAKKQKKSKKSPAGIFKKIFLAFIVLGLVGLLSGVATFAYMIKDAPKLNEKLLKDPISSKIYDMNNHLIAEVGSEKRDYVDYDHIPKLVEHAVLATEDYRFYKHHGVDLIRLGGAVIANITHGFGSEGGSTITQQVVKNSFLTFDKTLKRKAQEAWLAFQLERKYTKHEIFEMYVNKVYMSEGVHGIATAAKIYFGKDLKDLTLPEAALLAGMPQSPNNYNPFEHPDRAEKRRNIVLSLMYKHGYITKEEMEKAQKVPVTSTLVKEEKRKKNDKPYDAFVDAVIDEVEKYGDFDIFSDGLKIYTTLDPDAQSYVEKMLNSNDIVQFPDDKFQAGIVLLDTKTGEIRAIGGGRNQKVKRGFNYAIDTRRQPGSTIKPILDYGPAIEYLKWGTYHTLVDEPYTYSDGTPINNWDNRHMGPMTMREALARSRNVPALKALQEVGLEKAKDFANRLGIPLKEIYESYAIGGLGNKDKGVSPLQMAGAYSAFGNNGFYTEPHAIRAIEFRDGTKIDTSPEPKVVMNDYTAFMITDMLKSVVKDPYGTGTRADIPGLPVAGKTGTTNYSQADRERYGIPDGAVPDSWFVGYTTRYTAAVWTGYKDQTENYIPAGDDQKISQYLFKNLMEHVSRGVETPDFEMPNSVERVRIEKGSVPAKLASEYTPENMVLYEYAVKGHAPSQVSEKFYKPEAPNIQAKYDEQANQIVLSWDYNTEGDNQGVQFVVNVSINGGPEQQLTVTEEKGFSIANPVPGGIYKFNVIAVKGNLQSAPGSATIQIPDPSNLGKDDKKGDNQNNGNQGDNSGNNGSNQPGSGNNQGGNGSGDGNTGGNGPGDNGGNGTGGNGGTGAGGNGGTGAGGNGGTGAGGNDGTGTGGNDGTGAGGNGGTGTGGNGGTGAGGNGGTGAGGSGSHGHGAGSNGGTGTGGNSASGRANGAGSVGSSGGTGSSGHTGQTTGGFSRNR; via the coding sequence ATGGCAGAAAAATATCAGACAAGGGAGGAGCGCAGAAAGCAGCTTGCCGCCAAGAAACAGAAAAAAAGCAAGAAAAGCCCTGCAGGAATTTTCAAAAAGATTTTTCTTGCTTTCATTGTCCTTGGTCTTGTTGGATTATTGTCAGGTGTAGCAACCTTTGCTTATATGATTAAAGATGCACCTAAGCTAAATGAAAAGTTACTAAAGGACCCTATTTCTTCAAAGATCTATGATATGAATAATCATCTTATTGCCGAAGTAGGTTCTGAAAAAAGGGACTATGTTGATTACGACCACATTCCAAAACTTGTTGAACATGCGGTTTTAGCAACAGAAGATTACCGTTTTTATAAGCATCATGGAGTTGATTTGATCCGATTAGGCGGTGCAGTGATTGCAAACATCACGCATGGTTTTGGTTCCGAAGGCGGCAGCACGATTACACAGCAGGTTGTTAAGAATTCATTCTTAACTTTTGACAAAACATTAAAGAGGAAAGCCCAAGAAGCATGGCTTGCCTTCCAACTCGAACGAAAATATACAAAGCATGAAATATTTGAAATGTATGTCAACAAAGTATATATGTCTGAAGGCGTCCATGGCATCGCTACTGCAGCAAAAATTTACTTTGGCAAAGACCTTAAAGACTTAACGTTGCCTGAAGCTGCGTTGCTGGCCGGAATGCCGCAAAGTCCAAATAACTATAATCCTTTTGAACATCCGGACAGAGCGGAAAAACGCCGCAACATTGTTCTTTCACTTATGTATAAGCATGGTTATATAACGAAAGAAGAGATGGAAAAGGCTCAGAAAGTTCCTGTTACATCAACACTTGTAAAAGAAGAAAAACGTAAAAAAAATGATAAGCCATACGATGCGTTTGTCGACGCTGTCATTGATGAAGTAGAAAAATACGGTGATTTTGATATTTTTTCTGATGGATTAAAAATTTATACAACTCTTGATCCAGATGCCCAGTCATATGTTGAAAAAATGTTGAATTCAAATGATATTGTCCAGTTCCCTGATGATAAGTTCCAGGCAGGTATTGTTCTCTTAGATACAAAAACTGGTGAAATCAGGGCAATTGGCGGAGGCCGCAATCAGAAAGTAAAAAGAGGATTTAACTATGCGATTGATACGAGACGCCAACCAGGTTCAACAATTAAGCCGATACTTGACTATGGACCTGCAATTGAATATTTGAAATGGGGCACGTACCATACATTAGTCGATGAACCGTATACCTATTCAGACGGTACTCCGATTAACAACTGGGATAACAGGCATATGGGACCGATGACGATGCGTGAAGCTCTCGCACGCTCCCGAAATGTTCCTGCCCTTAAAGCATTGCAAGAAGTTGGGCTGGAAAAAGCTAAGGACTTTGCAAACCGTTTAGGAATTCCGTTGAAAGAAATTTATGAATCCTATGCAATTGGCGGTCTTGGGAACAAAGACAAAGGCGTTTCGCCTCTGCAAATGGCCGGTGCATACAGTGCTTTCGGAAATAACGGTTTCTATACTGAGCCGCATGCTATTAGAGCTATCGAATTCCGTGATGGAACAAAAATTGATACAAGTCCTGAACCCAAAGTGGTTATGAATGACTATACAGCATTTATGATTACAGACATGCTTAAGAGTGTTGTGAAGGATCCTTACGGAACAGGAACACGTGCAGACATTCCAGGATTGCCTGTTGCCGGAAAAACCGGTACTACAAACTATTCTCAAGCAGACAGAGAAAGGTATGGCATTCCTGACGGGGCAGTTCCGGATTCCTGGTTTGTCGGTTATACGACCAGGTATACTGCAGCCGTCTGGACCGGATATAAAGACCAAACGGAGAACTATATACCAGCCGGCGACGATCAAAAGATTTCCCAGTACTTGTTTAAGAACTTAATGGAGCACGTTTCAAGAGGCGTCGAAACGCCTGATTTTGAAATGCCTAACAGCGTGGAACGAGTAAGAATTGAAAAAGGCTCGGTTCCTGCTAAACTGGCTAGTGAATATACACCTGAAAACATGGTACTTTATGAATACGCAGTGAAAGGCCATGCGCCTAGCCAAGTTTCCGAAAAGTTCTATAAGCCTGAAGCACCTAATATCCAAGCGAAATACGATGAACAAGCAAATCAAATTGTTCTTTCTTGGGATTATAACACTGAGGGTGACAACCAAGGCGTACAATTTGTAGTAAATGTTTCGATCAATGGAGGACCTGAACAACAATTAACTGTTACTGAAGAAAAAGGATTTAGCATTGCAAACCCGGTGCCGGGAGGCATTTATAAATTTAATGTAATTGCCGTCAAAGGTAATCTGCAAAGCGCTCCGGGAAGTGCAACAATTCAGATACCTGATCCGTCTAATCTCGGAAAAGATGACAAAAAAGGTGATAACCAAAATAACGGAAACCAAGGCGATAATTCCGGAAATAATGGATCCAATCAGCCAGGTTCCGGTAACAACCAAGGAGGCAATGGATCCGGAGACGGTAACACTGGTGGTAATGGTCCCGGTGACAACGGTGGTAATGGCACAGGAGGCAACGGCGGTACTGGCGCCGGTGGCAACGGCGGTACTGGCGCCGGTGGCAATGGCGGTACTGGCGCCGGTGGCAACGACGGTACTGGCACCGGTGGCAACGACGGTACTGGCGCCGGTGGCAACGGCGGTACTGGCACCGGTGGCAATGGCGGTACTGGCGCCGGTGGCAATGGCGGTACTGGCGCCGGTGGCAGCGGCAGCCATGGTCATGGTGCCGGAAGCAATGGCGGTACTGGCACTGGTGGCAATAGTGCATCTGGAAGAGCCAATGGCGCTGGAAGTGTTGGCAGTTCAGGAGGTACCGGATCATCTGGACATACTGGCCAAACAACAGGAGGATTTTCTAGAAATAGGTAA
- a CDS encoding YpoC family protein produces the protein MVKEITIPSELRNPFFFPSEKLIWKEEFAYKLNLGFTFFYEAAYFSGIDAIKPWENAEQYVPIIFKEWKAVKENLLELFEKRDSVGALQPMKKGIGIFLQAVFWSNHVPARLNGLNFDKLKVKPINVYERLEFIMNRPGNYHSFIQLSELMAEQEKQFVKHMALKKRG, from the coding sequence ATGGTAAAAGAAATTACGATTCCGTCTGAATTAAGGAATCCTTTCTTTTTTCCGTCGGAGAAATTGATTTGGAAGGAAGAGTTCGCATATAAGCTGAATCTTGGATTTACATTTTTTTATGAAGCGGCTTATTTTTCAGGAATAGATGCTATAAAGCCTTGGGAGAATGCCGAGCAATATGTTCCAATAATTTTTAAAGAATGGAAGGCTGTTAAAGAAAATCTATTAGAGCTTTTTGAAAAAAGAGACAGCGTGGGAGCTTTACAGCCTATGAAAAAGGGAATCGGTATCTTTCTTCAGGCTGTTTTTTGGAGCAATCATGTTCCTGCTCGCCTTAATGGGCTGAATTTTGATAAGTTAAAAGTTAAACCCATTAATGTGTATGAAAGGCTGGAGTTTATCATGAACCGGCCCGGAAATTATCATTCGTTCATTCAGCTATCAGAACTAATGGCTGAACAGGAGAAACAATTTGTTAAACATATGGCTTTAAAAAAAAGAGGCTGA
- the nth gene encoding endonuclease III — MLNNSQIRYCLDKMAEMFPNAHGELNHSNPFELLIAVLLSAQCTDALVNKVTKDLFKKYKTPEDYLSVPLEELQNDIRSIGLYRNKAKNIQSLCRMLIDEYGGLVPMDRDELMKLPGVGRKTANVVVSVAFGVPAIAVDTHVERVSKRLGICRWKDSVLEVEKTLMRKVPKEEWSITHHRMIFFGRYHCKAQNPKCELCPLLDLCREGKKRMKRKDES, encoded by the coding sequence ATGTTAAATAACAGTCAAATACGATATTGTTTGGATAAAATGGCGGAAATGTTCCCAAATGCACACGGTGAGCTGAATCATAGCAATCCTTTTGAATTGCTTATTGCTGTTCTTCTTTCTGCACAATGTACGGACGCACTGGTAAATAAGGTTACGAAAGATCTGTTTAAAAAGTATAAGACGCCTGAAGACTATTTAAGTGTTCCTTTAGAGGAGCTGCAAAATGATATTCGGTCGATTGGGCTGTACAGAAATAAGGCAAAAAACATTCAAAGTCTCTGCAGGATGCTTATCGACGAATATGGGGGATTGGTTCCCATGGACCGTGATGAATTAATGAAGCTTCCAGGCGTAGGCAGAAAAACGGCGAACGTTGTTGTTTCTGTAGCCTTTGGAGTGCCTGCCATTGCTGTTGACACCCATGTGGAACGTGTGAGCAAGAGGTTGGGCATTTGCCGGTGGAAAGATTCCGTTTTGGAAGTTGAAAAGACGTTAATGAGAAAAGTTCCAAAAGAGGAATGGTCAATTACCCACCATCGAATGATCTTTTTCGGCCGATACCATTGCAAAGCGCAAAATCCAAAATGTGAACTCTGCCCGCTTCTAGATTTGTGCAGGGAAGGTAAGAAAAGAATGAAAAGGAAGGATGAATCGTGA
- a CDS encoding DnaD domain-containing protein, producing MKENLLAWLKEGSITIPAALLSNYKKMNLNEQELTLLLHVISFLEKGNEFPTPAELSDRMTISAAECTDMLRRLIQKGFILIIDGYSEDGIRFEKYSLEPLWEKLIEQFLTEQKKQKYETQLQEETDLYTIFEREFGRPLSPFEIETLSMWLDDDHHDPVIIKAALRESVISGKLNFRYIDRILFEWKKNGIKTIEQAKSYGRKFRQFQSQRMEQQKEQTEKTRTIPFYNWLEQ from the coding sequence ATGAAGGAAAATTTATTGGCTTGGCTTAAAGAAGGAAGTATTACGATACCTGCAGCTTTGTTAAGCAATTATAAAAAAATGAATTTAAATGAACAAGAATTAACACTTCTGTTGCACGTTATTTCTTTTTTAGAAAAAGGGAATGAATTTCCTACACCTGCGGAGCTTTCCGACCGCATGACCATTTCTGCGGCTGAATGTACGGACATGCTGCGAAGATTAATACAAAAAGGCTTTATTTTAATTATTGACGGGTATTCCGAGGATGGAATCCGTTTTGAAAAATATTCACTTGAGCCACTCTGGGAAAAACTTATTGAGCAGTTTTTAACTGAACAAAAGAAACAAAAATATGAAACTCAGCTTCAAGAAGAAACAGACTTATATACAATTTTTGAAAGAGAATTCGGCCGTCCTCTGTCTCCATTTGAAATTGAAACGCTGTCCATGTGGCTGGATGATGATCATCATGATCCGGTTATTATCAAAGCTGCTCTTAGAGAATCAGTTATCTCAGGGAAGTTAAACTTTCGATATATTGACCGAATTCTATTTGAATGGAAGAAAAATGGAATTAAAACGATCGAGCAGGCAAAAAGTTATGGAAGAAAGTTTAGGCAATTTCAATCACAGAGAATGGAACAGCAGAAAGAACAGACGGAAAAAACGAGAACCATCCCGTTTTATAACTGGCTTGAACAATAG
- the asnS gene encoding asparagine--tRNA ligase: MTKTTISEVHKFVGNEVTIGAWLANKRSSGKIAFLQLRDGTGFIQGVVVKNEVPEDVFQTAKSITQESSLFVTGVVQIDERSPFGYELLVKNVEVIHHAVNYPITPKEHGTEFLMDNRHLWLRSRRQHAIMKIRNEIIRATFEFFNNNGFVKVDPPILTGSAPEGTTELFHTKYFDEDAYLSQSGQLYMEAAAMALGKVFSFGPTFRAEKSKTRRHLIEFWMIEPEMAFYEFEDNLKVQEEYVSHIVQSVLQNCSLELKTLERDTSKLENIKAPFPRITYDEAIKLLHEKGFDDIQWGDDFGAPHETAIAESFDKPVFITHYPTSLKPFYMQPDPDREDVVLCADLIAPEGYGEIIGGSERIHDYELLKQRIEEHHLDLDAYKWYLELRQYGSVPHSGFGLGLERTVAWISGVEHVRETIPFPRLLNRLYP; this comes from the coding sequence GTGACGAAAACAACCATATCAGAAGTTCATAAATTTGTTGGCAATGAAGTAACAATTGGCGCTTGGCTTGCTAACAAAAGATCAAGCGGAAAAATTGCTTTTCTTCAGCTTCGTGACGGCACGGGTTTTATTCAAGGTGTAGTCGTAAAGAACGAAGTGCCTGAAGATGTATTCCAAACAGCGAAATCAATTACTCAAGAATCATCGCTATTCGTAACAGGTGTGGTTCAAATAGATGAACGTTCACCTTTCGGTTATGAGCTGCTAGTTAAAAACGTTGAAGTTATTCATCATGCTGTAAATTACCCGATAACTCCTAAAGAGCATGGAACAGAGTTCTTAATGGATAACCGCCATCTTTGGCTCCGTTCAAGACGTCAGCACGCTATTATGAAAATACGCAATGAAATCATCAGGGCAACTTTTGAGTTTTTTAACAACAATGGGTTTGTGAAAGTAGATCCTCCGATTTTAACGGGAAGTGCACCGGAAGGTACAACAGAACTGTTTCATACAAAATATTTTGATGAAGATGCTTATCTTTCCCAAAGCGGGCAGCTTTATATGGAAGCAGCTGCGATGGCATTAGGAAAGGTTTTCTCATTTGGTCCAACTTTCCGTGCAGAAAAATCAAAAACGCGCCGGCATTTAATTGAATTCTGGATGATTGAACCAGAGATGGCTTTTTACGAATTTGAAGACAATTTAAAAGTTCAAGAAGAGTATGTCTCACATATTGTCCAATCTGTTTTGCAAAATTGCAGTCTTGAATTAAAAACACTTGAGCGCGATACAAGCAAACTTGAAAATATTAAGGCTCCTTTTCCAAGAATAACATATGATGAAGCCATTAAATTATTGCACGAAAAAGGCTTTGATGATATTCAATGGGGAGATGATTTCGGCGCACCCCATGAAACAGCGATTGCCGAAAGCTTTGACAAACCTGTATTTATTACCCATTATCCAACTTCGTTGAAGCCTTTCTACATGCAGCCTGACCCTGATCGGGAAGATGTCGTGTTATGTGCCGACTTGATTGCACCGGAAGGTTACGGTGAGATTATTGGTGGATCAGAACGTATCCACGATTATGAATTATTAAAGCAAAGAATTGAGGAACATCATCTGGATCTGGATGCTTACAAATGGTATCTCGAGCTGCGCCAATATGGTTCAGTACCGCATTCTGGATTTGGTCTAGGTCTTGAAAGAACAGTAGCCTGGATCAGCGGTGTTGAACACGTACGTGAAACGATTCCTTTTCCTCGTTTATTAAATCGTTTATATCCATAA
- a CDS encoding pyridoxal phosphate-dependent aminotransferase, with translation MKLAQRVKALTPSSTLAITAKAKELRAQGHDIIGLGAGEPDFNTPQYIIDAAVKSMNEGHTKYTPSAGLPALRKAIVEKIKRDQGIDYDPSEIIVTVGGKHALYTLFQVILDEGDEVIIPTPYWVSYPEQVKLAGGVPVFVEGSEENEFKITPSQLEQAISNRTKAVVINSPSNPTGMVYTEDELLELGKVCVKHNILIISDEIYEKLVYGKNKHISIAQLSTELKEQTIMINGLAKSHSMTGWRIGFAAGNKEIITAMTNLASHSTSNPTTTAQYGAIAAYSGSDESVEEMRKAFEERLNAIYDKLIEIPGFTCIKPQGAFYLFPNVKKAVELTGYENTDEFAKALLEEAKVAVIPGSGFGAPDNIRLSYATSLELLEQAVERMKRFVESKMKITQ, from the coding sequence ATCAAACTTGCACAAAGAGTAAAAGCACTGACACCTTCGTCTACGCTTGCAATTACTGCGAAGGCAAAAGAATTAAGAGCACAAGGCCACGATATAATCGGACTTGGAGCAGGGGAACCTGATTTTAACACGCCTCAGTATATTATTGATGCAGCAGTAAAGTCAATGAATGAAGGGCATACAAAATATACTCCTTCAGCAGGTTTGCCTGCCTTAAGAAAAGCAATTGTGGAAAAAATAAAACGCGACCAAGGGATTGACTATGACCCAAGCGAAATCATTGTCACTGTTGGAGGAAAGCATGCACTGTACACTCTTTTTCAAGTCATTCTTGATGAGGGTGATGAGGTCATCATCCCGACTCCTTACTGGGTCAGCTATCCTGAGCAAGTCAAATTAGCCGGCGGGGTTCCCGTTTTTGTTGAAGGTTCAGAAGAAAACGAATTTAAAATTACACCTTCTCAATTGGAACAAGCAATATCTAACCGCACAAAGGCTGTTGTTATCAATTCTCCAAGCAATCCAACTGGTATGGTGTATACAGAGGACGAACTGCTTGAACTAGGAAAAGTGTGTGTTAAGCATAATATTTTAATTATTTCGGACGAAATTTATGAAAAGCTTGTATATGGAAAAAATAAGCATATTTCGATTGCTCAATTGTCAACAGAATTAAAAGAACAAACAATTATGATTAACGGTTTAGCGAAATCACATTCGATGACAGGATGGAGAATTGGTTTCGCAGCAGGAAATAAAGAAATTATTACTGCAATGACTAATCTTGCTAGCCATAGTACTTCAAATCCGACGACTACGGCGCAATACGGAGCCATCGCTGCTTATTCAGGCTCTGATGAATCTGTTGAAGAGATGCGAAAAGCATTTGAAGAGCGTTTAAATGCTATTTATGATAAGCTCATAGAAATACCAGGATTTACTTGCATCAAACCACAAGGTGCCTTTTATTTATTTCCAAATGTAAAAAAAGCTGTCGAATTAACTGGATATGAAAATACAGATGAATTTGCAAAAGCCTTATTAGAAGAGGCAAAAGTGGCTGTTATTCCAGGTTCAGGCTTCGGTGCCCCTGACAATATCCGGTTATCATATGCAACCTCTCTCGAATTACTTGAACAGGCTGTTGAAAGAATGAAGCGATTTGTTGAAAGCAAAATGAAAATTACACAATAA
- a CDS encoding DUF5590 domain-containing protein translates to MKIAKEKTNLKSVRGFSLYNGLEPYDVIWGENSKGEKIIVWISEKDKKVTVKKEKDGISKQDAIKKLKEEKNPKKILDVRLGMLKNRPAWEIYYLSENDLINYYYVDFETGEWLTKIENL, encoded by the coding sequence GTGAAGATTGCCAAAGAAAAAACAAATTTGAAAAGTGTAAGAGGATTTTCTTTATATAATGGGCTTGAACCATATGATGTTATATGGGGTGAAAACAGCAAAGGAGAAAAAATTATTGTTTGGATTTCTGAAAAAGATAAGAAAGTTACCGTCAAGAAAGAAAAAGATGGAATTTCTAAACAAGATGCAATCAAGAAATTAAAAGAGGAAAAAAATCCAAAAAAAATTCTGGATGTGCGTCTCGGAATGTTAAAAAACAGGCCTGCATGGGAGATATATTACCTTTCTGAGAACGATTTAATAAATTATTACTATGTAGATTTTGAAACAGGGGAATGGCTTACAAAAATAGAAAATTTATAA
- a CDS encoding YpmA family protein: MESKIEILSTVKVQSSPDLYKIVDTLNRTLKGENLMFGLALDKDDQNTAVFTIYRT; the protein is encoded by the coding sequence ATGGAAAGTAAAATTGAAATTTTATCAACAGTTAAAGTCCAAAGCAGTCCGGATTTGTATAAAATTGTTGATACATTAAACAGGACGCTTAAGGGGGAAAATTTAATGTTCGGCCTTGCGCTCGATAAGGACGATCAAAATACAGCCGTTTTTACAATTTATCGTACATAA